A window of Chloroflexota bacterium genomic DNA:
AACACCCGCAGTTCCATCCGGCGCACGGTGAACCCGCGCCGCCTCTTCCTGACCTTGTTGCGCGTCGACCGGAACGCCGGCCGTTCCAAACGACACAGGAACGACGCTCTCGTCACCATCCGTACCGGATCGTGCGTCAGCTGGAACGCTGACCGTTCCATGGCCGCGCCGTCCGCTCGGCCCACTCCATGTCCGGTCCGGCTATCGCCCCGCGACGTACGAGTGCGCCTCGGTCGCCAGGCGATCCCAGTCGAGGTCGTTGACGGGCTGGATCGCCATCGCCCATTCGCGCATCGGGCGGGCCTTGCCGGCATCGAACCGGATCGCCGCGCCGGAGTCGACGAGCTCGTCGACGCGCTCCTTCGGCAGCTTCACGACGAGCCGATCGCGGACGAGCATGGCGAAGATCCGACCGCCGACGCGGAGACCGGGATTCGAGCCGAAGCCTGTTCCGGGGGTCACGTCGGCCGCAGTAGCGAACTGCCGGGCGAGGCGCTCGAATCGCTCGAGCGGCGTGTCGTCAGGCACGGTGTGACCTCTCCTCGCGATCGGCGTCATCGTGCCCACCCTGCACCTGCGAACCGCCGTCCGGCGTCCGGCCCGACCGCCTCGATCTCGCCGGTGGGCTGGATGAGGAAGATCCAGATGTCCCAGCTGCAGTGGCTCACAACGAGCGCGCCGAGGGGGACGCCCGCGGCGTACAGCACCGCCCAGTGGGCACCGGCCACGCCAGCCGCGCCCATGAGCGTGAAGTTGCCGGTCACCACGTGGACCCCGCCGTAGGCGGCCGTGGCGAGAGCGGCGCCGCGCCAGCGCCCGTAGCGTCGCATGAGCGCCGACTGGACGAAGCCCCGCCAGAAGAGCTCCTCAGCCGGTCCGACGATCGTCGCGAGGCGGGTCGCGATCTCGGCCCGTGGGCGCAGTGTCCGGAGGGCATAGATGTCGCGGATCTGGCGCTCGCCGCCCGGCACGAAGCGGCGGGCGAAGCGGTCCCCGACGCCGAACGTCAGGTAGAGGACCCAGGCGGACGCGAGGCCGACCGGGAGGTGCCAGAGGCGCAGCCGGAAGCGGCGGGACGGCGCCGAGGCGACGAGCGAGAAGCCGCCGAGCGCCAGGCCGGTCAGCGTCATCCGCTGCCAGAACCGCTCGCGCGGGCCGCGGAACGTCGCGCTGAACGCGGCGACGGCCGCACCGAGGCCGACGGCGAGGATCGGCAGGCCCGGCCCGTCGGGTCGCCCGACCCCGCCGGCAGCGACCCGCCGCGAGGTCGCCGATCGCGACGTCGCCGATCGCCGCCTCACCCGCGGCCGACCCCGGACACGAGGATGCCGGCGACGAGGAGGGCGCCGAACACCATGTGGAGGCGCGCGGTCTGGAGATCGATCATCGCGATCGCCCGCATCTGACCCGTCGCACCGAGCTCGGCCGAGCGGATGACCTGGGCGAGGAACGGGAGCGAGAGGATCGCGAGCAGCGTGGCCGGCGGGAGCAGTCGCGCCGCGACCGCGAGGCCGAGCGCCATGTACGCGCCGAGGACGAGGGCCACGTAGACGTAGTGGGCGTACTCGCGGCCGATGTCACCGGACAGCGTCCGGATACCGGCCCGCGTGTCCTCACCGATGTCGCGCCACTCGTTGCCGTCGAGGATCGCCGCAACGAGGAGGCCGACCGGGATCGAGGCGATGAGCGCCTCCACCGACCAGTCGCCGGAGACCGCGAAGTACGTACCCTCCACCATGAGCGGCCCCATGAGGAAAAAGACGAGCGGTACGCCGAGGGCGCGGTACTTGTACTCGAACGGCGGTGCCGTGTAGAAGAACCCGCCGGCGAGCCCGAGCAGCCCGAGCCCGACGATCGCCGGGCCACGGAGCGTGATGAGGTAGACGCCGACGGCCACGGCGAGGGCGAATGCCGCCGCCGCGACGACGAACGCCGTGCGCTCGGTGATCCGGCCCTTGACGAGAGCGTGACTCGCCCGCGGCGAGGTGATCGAGTCAATGCCGCGGCGGACGTCGTAGATCTCGTTGACGACGTTCGTGCCGGAGTGGAGGAGGACGCCGCCGACGAGGGCTGCGATGAACGGTCCGATGGTGAACCGGCCATCGACCGCCGCGAGCGCGCCGCCGGCGAGGACCGGGATGACGGACGCGGTGTAGGCGAATGGCCGGAGGATCTCCCAGACCCCGCCGCCTCGCCGGCGGAGGAGGCCGCCGAGACCGAGGCGCCGGTCGTCGTCGAGGCCTCGAAGGCCCGAGCGGGTCCCATCGACGACCGCGGGAGCATCGCCCACGGGTTCCTCCGTCGCGGCCGCCGGCAGCTCCGCGTAGAGGGTCGCGGCCGCGACGAGCTCCTCGACCTGACGCTCCTCCTGGACCACCGGCTGGAGGAGCGGCAGCCCGAGACCCGCGTCGCGATGGAAGGCCATCGCCCGATCGGCGATCTCCTCGCGTGTGCCGCACAGCATGAACGCGTCGAGGAGCTCGTCCGGGATGAGGTTGCCGGCGGTCGTGTAGTCCTCCACCCGCCATGCCGCGGCGACGCGGTCGCGAAGCTCCCGATCGAAGCCCGCCCGGGCGAGCGAGACGTCCGAGAGGATCGACATCATGTAGATGACGAACGGCTCGCGCTTCGCCCGATTGAGCGCCTCCCGACGGGTCGCATCGACCAGGGAAAGGAGGTAGCCGGCGGTCTCGAGGGAGGCCGGATCCCGACCAGCGTCCGTGGCGGCGGCCCGCAGCCGCTCGAGGATGCCGCGCAGGCTGGGGATCGATTCCGCCGGGCGGGCGAGATAGCCGTCCGCCTTCTGCCCCGCGAGCGCGACGAACTCCTTGCGGTAGGCCGCGACGACGATCGGGATCCTGTGGGTCGGCGGGAACATCGGCTGGATCGGCGGCAGGCCGGGGGTCGCCGACGGCAGCCGCTCGCCGGCCCACAGCGCGCGGAGCTCGTCGATCGTCGTCGAGACGCGGGCAAGCGCGGCGTCCGGCTCGTACGGGATGCCCATCTGCTTCAGTCGGAGCGGGAGCCCGGTCCCGAGGCCCATCACGATCCGCCCGGGAAGCATCTCATCGAGCGCGGAGCCGGTCATGGCAAGGACGACGGGATGGCGGGTGTTCGGGTTCACCGCCCCGAGCGCGACGCGGAAACCCGCCTCGCCCTCCACGAACCCGCCGTCCCCGTCGTTTCCGATCGCCGCCGCGATCGCCGAGCCGAAGCTCACCGCATCGCGTTCGTAGTAGCTGTCGTGGATCCAGACCGAATCGAGGCCGGCGTCGCGGGCGCGTCGGGCCCAGGCGACGACATCGTCGACGTCGCCTCGGGCGGCGAGGCCGAGGCCGATCGGCCTGGCGAGGGTACGCATGGGGTCGGGCGCTCCTGTGCACGAGCGGGGTCGTCCGGCATTCTACCGCCTCGGCCCGCACTTGCTCATTCGCGGGAGCACGTTTCGCGGATCGTTCCGGCACAGGGGCCGATGGCCGGCGCACGCACGACGAGTGGGACAATTCGCCGCATGCGCCTCGACGCTCGTCTCGCCACCGCCGGCTGGCAGCAGGACGCCGTGGCGATCGTCCTCGAGCGTCTGCGGCGGGTCGGGTTGGACGTCGATCCGCCCGACCCGTCGGGTCCCGAGCCGGATGGGCTGCGCGCAGTCGATATCGTCGCGATCGGCTGGGCGACGGTCGACGCGGACCGGGCGGCTGGCGGCGCGGCGCTCGAGCCTCGGCCCCGGGACCCGCATCTCGGGGCGATCGCCCTCCTCCTTGTCGGCCCGTCCGCGCCGGAGGCTCTCCCGGTCGCACTGCTCGAACCGGACACGGAGGGACGGATCGCGGCGACGCTCGCCCGTCACGGCGAAGGTCCAGCCGCCCTGTACGTGCGGGCCGATGTCGATCTCACTGCGCAGCTCGAGTCCATCCGGCGGATCGGTGGTCGTGCGACGACGGTCGCGGACGGCCCGTTCGGCCCGTCCGCCCTGGTACTCGACGACCGGCCATCCGGCCCGCACCTCATCCTCGTCGGGCGGGCTACCATCGCAGCCTGACGAAGGGAGCGCGAATGACCGATCCGGGGGTCCTCGAGGTCCGCCCCGCGACACCCGCCGACGCCGAGCGGATCGCCACCCTCTTCACGGACGAGGGATATCCCGTCGGCCCGACGGACGTCGTCGCCCGTCTCACCCGATTCGCCGAACCCGGCTCTGCCGTCTTCGTCGCCGCCAGCGGCGACGAACTCCTCGGGTTCGTCGCCCTCCATCTCGTGCCCCGGTTCGAGACGGACGACCCGTTCGCCCGGGTGGTCGCGCTGGTCGTCGATGCCGGCGTCCGCGGGCGGGGAGTCGCTCACCGCCTGATGGCGGAGGCGGAGCGTGTCGCGCGAGACGGCGGCGCGGCGTTCATCGAGGTCACCTCCGGGCACCATCGGCCCGAGGCGCGACGGCTGTACGAGGCCCTCGGCTATGACGCAGCCGTCGCCGCGTACCTCCGCAAGCGCCTGTGACCGCGATCGAGGCGACGACGGTCATCCGCGCCGTCGAGGTCCACAAGACCTACGGCGCCGTCCACGCCGTCGACGGGGTCTCGTTCCATGTCGCCCGTGGCGAGGTCTTCGGCCTCCTCGGACCGAACGGGGCGGGGAAGACGACGACGGTCGAGATGCTCGAGGGCCTCCGCCGGCCCGACTCCGGCAGCCTCGAGGTCCTCGGCATCGACGTGGCCCGCCAGCCGGACGCGCTGAAGCAGCGGATCGGCGTGACGCTCCAGACCGCCGAGCTCTACCCGAAGCTCACCGTCGTCGAGGTGCTCGACCTGTTCCGCAGCTTCTACCGGCGGACCATCCCGACGGACCGGCTCATCGATTCGCTCGGGCTCGGCGAGCGCCGGCTCGCCCAGACACGCCAGCTGTCGGGCGGCCAGCGGCAGCGACTGGCGGTCGCGCTCGCCCTCGTCAACGATCCGGAGGTCGTCTTCCTCGACGAACCCACAAGCGGCCTCGACCCGGCGGCGCGGCGATCGCTGTGGGACCTCATCCGCGGCCTCAAGGCGGAGGGCAAGACCATCCTCCTCACGACCCACTACCTCGAGGAGGCGGAGATCCTCTGCGACCGCCTCGCGATCATGGATCACGGCCGGATCATCGCCCTCGGCACGGTCGATGAGCTCGTCGAGAGCCGTTCGTCGGAACGGACGATCCGTTTCGACCGGATCGAGACACTGGCCGAATCCGACCTCGCCGCCCTGACCGGCGTCGACCAGGTCGCCAACGATGACGGGGTCACGCTGCTCTACACGCGGGATGTCCCGGGCACCATCGGCGGGCTGCTCGCGGCGACGAACGCGCTCGGCGTGGAGCCGGAAAACCTCGGCATCCGGCGACCGTCGCTCGAGGACGTCTTCCTCGACCTCACCGGCCGCGCACTGCGGGACTGACCACCGGATGACCGCCCTGCTCACGCTCACCCTCGCGAACATCCGGAGCTTCCTGCGGGATCGGGCGGCGCTCTTCTGGACCCTCGCCTTCCCGCTCATCTTCGTCATCCTCTTCGGCCTCATCTTCCAGGGCGGGAACAGCACCCTCAAGCTCGGCTGGGTCGATCTCGACGGATCGGCGGCCTCGGCCGGGCTCCACGACGCGTTCGCCTCGGTCAAGGGGATCGCGCTCACCGTCGAGTCGCACGATGCAGCGCTCGAGCAGATGCGGAGCGGCAAGGTGAGCGCCGTCCTCGAGGTGCCCAGGGGCTACGGTGCTCGGGTGGCATCGGCCGGTGGCGGCGCCTCGGCTGCGGCCGGAGCTCCGGCGACGATCACCGTCTACACGGACCCGAGCCAGGCGTCGACGACCGGGCTCGTCGAGCAGGTGGTCGGTGGCGTCCTTGGGGTGGTCAACCTCGGCGGTCGCCCGCCGATCGTCGAACCCGTCGTGAGGAGCGTCCAGACCCAGGATCTCAACGGGATCAGCTACCTCGTCCCGAGCATCCTCGGGATGGCGCTCATGCAGCTCGGCGTCTTCGCGGCGATCCCGCTGGTGGCCGATCGGGAGAAGAAGATCCTCAAACGGCTCAGCGCGACGCCGCTCCGCCGCTGGCAGCTCGTGGGCAGCAACGTCCTCATGCGCCTCCTCATCGCGATCGTCCAGACGCTCATCATCGTCGGCGTCGGCTCGCAGGTGTTCGGCCTCCAGATCGCCGGGAATCTCGCCGTCCTCGGCGGCCTCGTCATCCTCGGCGCACTCGCCTTCATCTCGCTCGGCTACGTCATCGCCTCGTTCGCGCCGTCCGAGGACGCGGCGAACGGGATGACGAGCATCGTCCAGTTCCCGCTGATGTTCCTGTCCGGCACCTTCTTCGTCATCGACCAGATGCCCGGGCCACTCCAGCTCGTCGCCCGATTCCTGCCGCTCACGTATCTGTCCGACGCGCTCCGTCAGGTGATGGTGAACGGCGCCGCGTTCTCGCCG
This region includes:
- a CDS encoding MmcQ/YjbR family DNA-binding protein, with the protein product MTPGTGFGSNPGLRVGGRIFAMLVRDRLVVKLPKERVDELVDSGAAIRFDAGKARPMREWAMAIQPVNDLDWDRLATEAHSYVAGR
- a CDS encoding CPBP family intramembrane metalloprotease: MRRRSATSRSATSRRVAAGGVGRPDGPGLPILAVGLGAAVAAFSATFRGPRERFWQRMTLTGLALGGFSLVASAPSRRFRLRLWHLPVGLASAWVLYLTFGVGDRFARRFVPGGERQIRDIYALRTLRPRAEIATRLATIVGPAEELFWRGFVQSALMRRYGRWRGAALATAAYGGVHVVTGNFTLMGAAGVAGAHWAVLYAAGVPLGALVVSHCSWDIWIFLIQPTGEIEAVGPDAGRRFAGAGWAR
- a CDS encoding LLM class flavin-dependent oxidoreductase, with the protein product MRTLARPIGLGLAARGDVDDVVAWARRARDAGLDSVWIHDSYYERDAVSFGSAIAAAIGNDGDGGFVEGEAGFRVALGAVNPNTRHPVVLAMTGSALDEMLPGRIVMGLGTGLPLRLKQMGIPYEPDAALARVSTTIDELRALWAGERLPSATPGLPPIQPMFPPTHRIPIVVAAYRKEFVALAGQKADGYLARPAESIPSLRGILERLRAAATDAGRDPASLETAGYLLSLVDATRREALNRAKREPFVIYMMSILSDVSLARAGFDRELRDRVAAAWRVEDYTTAGNLIPDELLDAFMLCGTREEIADRAMAFHRDAGLGLPLLQPVVQEERQVEELVAAATLYAELPAAATEEPVGDAPAVVDGTRSGLRGLDDDRRLGLGGLLRRRGGGVWEILRPFAYTASVIPVLAGGALAAVDGRFTIGPFIAALVGGVLLHSGTNVVNEIYDVRRGIDSITSPRASHALVKGRITERTAFVVAAAAFALAVAVGVYLITLRGPAIVGLGLLGLAGGFFYTAPPFEYKYRALGVPLVFFLMGPLMVEGTYFAVSGDWSVEALIASIPVGLLVAAILDGNEWRDIGEDTRAGIRTLSGDIGREYAHYVYVALVLGAYMALGLAVAARLLPPATLLAILSLPFLAQVIRSAELGATGQMRAIAMIDLQTARLHMVFGALLVAGILVSGVGRG
- a CDS encoding GNAT family N-acetyltransferase, with protein sequence MTDPGVLEVRPATPADAERIATLFTDEGYPVGPTDVVARLTRFAEPGSAVFVAASGDELLGFVALHLVPRFETDDPFARVVALVVDAGVRGRGVAHRLMAEAERVARDGGAAFIEVTSGHHRPEARRLYEALGYDAAVAAYLRKRL
- a CDS encoding ABC transporter ATP-binding protein, encoding MEATTVIRAVEVHKTYGAVHAVDGVSFHVARGEVFGLLGPNGAGKTTTVEMLEGLRRPDSGSLEVLGIDVARQPDALKQRIGVTLQTAELYPKLTVVEVLDLFRSFYRRTIPTDRLIDSLGLGERRLAQTRQLSGGQRQRLAVALALVNDPEVVFLDEPTSGLDPAARRSLWDLIRGLKAEGKTILLTTHYLEEAEILCDRLAIMDHGRIIALGTVDELVESRSSERTIRFDRIETLAESDLAALTGVDQVANDDGVTLLYTRDVPGTIGGLLAATNALGVEPENLGIRRPSLEDVFLDLTGRALRD
- a CDS encoding ABC transporter permease → MTALLTLTLANIRSFLRDRAALFWTLAFPLIFVILFGLIFQGGNSTLKLGWVDLDGSAASAGLHDAFASVKGIALTVESHDAALEQMRSGKVSAVLEVPRGYGARVASAGGGASAAAGAPATITVYTDPSQASTTGLVEQVVGGVLGVVNLGGRPPIVEPVVRSVQTQDLNGISYLVPSILGMALMQLGVFAAIPLVADREKKILKRLSATPLRRWQLVGSNVLMRLLIAIVQTLIIVGVGSQVFGLQIAGNLAVLGGLVILGALAFISLGYVIASFAPSEDAANGMTSIVQFPLMFLSGTFFVIDQMPGPLQLVARFLPLTYLSDALRQVMVNGAAFSPLWVCVAVLVGWTAVCFGISARFFRWQ